The following are from one region of the Shinella sp. PSBB067 genome:
- the gabD gene encoding NADP-dependent succinate-semialdehyde dehydrogenase, with protein MSLKDPSLLRQAALVGTRWIEADGSGIAVKNPATGELVGHVPKLGAKETKEAIDAAAEAQKGWAARTAKERSAVLRKWFELMIENKEDLGRILTMEQGKPIAEATGEIVYGASFVEWFAEEARRIYGDIVPGHQKDKRILVMKQPIGVVAAITPWNFPNAMITRKAGPAFAAGCAMVLKPASQTPFSAIAIAILAERAGLPAGLFSVITGSAREIGAEMTANPTVRKLTFTGSTEIGAELYKQCAPTIKKLGLELGGNAPFIVFDDADLDAAVEGALIAKFRNNGQTCVCANRLYVQDAVYDAFSEKLAAAVGRLKTGNGFDEGVVLGPLIDTAALEKVEEHVNDAVKKGGRVVQGGKRHALGGTFYEATVLADVTRDMAVAREETFGPVAPLFRFKDEDDVIAQANDTEFGLASYFYAKDLSRVFRVAEALEYGMVGVNTGLISTAEAPFGGVKLSGLGREGSRYGIEEFTEIKYVCLGGIG; from the coding sequence ATGAGCCTCAAAGACCCGAGCCTGCTTCGCCAGGCAGCCCTTGTTGGCACCCGCTGGATCGAAGCGGACGGCAGCGGCATCGCCGTGAAGAACCCCGCGACGGGCGAGCTCGTCGGCCATGTGCCGAAGCTCGGCGCCAAGGAGACCAAGGAGGCGATCGACGCCGCCGCCGAGGCCCAGAAGGGCTGGGCCGCCCGCACCGCCAAGGAACGCTCGGCCGTGCTGCGCAAGTGGTTCGAGCTGATGATCGAGAACAAGGAAGACCTCGGCCGCATCCTCACCATGGAGCAGGGCAAGCCGATCGCGGAGGCCACCGGCGAGATCGTCTATGGCGCGAGCTTCGTCGAATGGTTCGCCGAGGAGGCCCGCCGCATCTATGGCGACATCGTCCCGGGCCACCAGAAGGACAAGCGCATCCTCGTGATGAAGCAGCCGATCGGCGTCGTCGCGGCCATCACGCCCTGGAACTTCCCGAACGCCATGATCACCCGCAAGGCCGGTCCAGCCTTCGCCGCCGGCTGCGCCATGGTGCTCAAGCCGGCCTCGCAGACGCCGTTCTCGGCGATTGCCATCGCCATCCTCGCCGAGCGCGCCGGCCTGCCCGCCGGCCTGTTCAGCGTCATCACCGGGTCGGCCCGCGAGATCGGCGCGGAGATGACCGCCAACCCGACCGTGCGCAAGCTCACCTTCACCGGCTCGACGGAAATCGGCGCCGAGCTCTACAAGCAGTGCGCACCGACCATCAAGAAGCTCGGTCTGGAACTCGGCGGCAATGCCCCCTTCATCGTCTTCGACGATGCCGATCTCGATGCGGCCGTCGAGGGCGCGCTAATCGCCAAGTTCCGCAACAACGGCCAGACCTGCGTGTGCGCCAACCGGCTCTATGTGCAGGACGCCGTCTATGACGCCTTCTCCGAAAAGCTCGCCGCCGCCGTCGGCAGGCTGAAGACCGGCAACGGCTTCGACGAGGGCGTGGTGCTCGGCCCGCTGATCGATACGGCGGCACTGGAAAAGGTGGAGGAGCACGTCAACGACGCGGTGAAGAAGGGCGGCCGGGTCGTGCAGGGCGGCAAGCGCCATGCGCTCGGCGGCACCTTCTACGAGGCGACCGTCCTTGCCGACGTGACGCGCGACATGGCCGTCGCACGGGAAGAGACCTTTGGTCCCGTCGCGCCGCTCTTCCGCTTCAAGGACGAGGACGACGTCATCGCCCAGGCGAACGACACGGAATTCGGCCTTGCCTCCTATTTCTACGCCAAGGACCTGTCGCGCGTCTTCCGCGTGGCCGAGGCGCTGGAATACGGCATGGTCGGCGTCAATACCGGCCTCATCTCGACGGCCGAAGCCCCCTTCGGCGGCGTGAAGCTCTCCGGCCTCGGCCGCGAGGGCTCCAGATACGGCATCGAGGAATTCACCGAGATCAAGTATGTCTGCCTCGGCGGCATCGGCTGA
- a CDS encoding HpcH/HpaI aldolase/citrate lyase family protein, giving the protein MAAPKNAFKAALAEGRFQLGLWAALGSAYAAEVLSTSGYDWLLIDGEHGPNDVPMIGAQIGALRHSPTHAMVRPPMGEAWLLKQLLDQGAQSFLIPMVESAAQAKALVRALRYPPHGIRGVGAGLGRASDFNRTPDYLATADDEICLIVQVESRAGVAAIDEIAAVEGVDGVFVGPSDLAADMGLLGNPGAPEVLAAITHVFERTGAHGKARGIMTVSLPQADIYRDLGADFMAIGTDVNCLVSAVENLRRSFLGEAVIEKPGGGY; this is encoded by the coding sequence GTGGCAGCACCGAAGAACGCCTTCAAGGCCGCGCTTGCCGAGGGCCGGTTCCAGCTTGGCCTGTGGGCGGCGCTCGGCAGTGCTTATGCCGCGGAGGTCCTCTCCACCAGCGGCTACGACTGGCTGCTGATTGACGGCGAGCACGGGCCCAACGACGTGCCGATGATCGGCGCGCAGATCGGCGCGCTCCGTCATTCGCCGACCCATGCCATGGTGCGCCCGCCGATGGGCGAGGCCTGGCTGCTCAAGCAACTGCTCGACCAGGGCGCCCAGAGCTTCCTCATCCCCATGGTCGAATCGGCGGCGCAGGCGAAGGCGCTCGTGCGTGCGCTGCGCTATCCGCCGCACGGCATCCGCGGCGTCGGCGCGGGGCTCGGCCGGGCCAGCGACTTCAACCGCACGCCCGACTACCTTGCGACCGCCGACGACGAAATCTGCCTGATCGTGCAGGTCGAGAGCCGCGCGGGCGTCGCGGCCATCGACGAGATCGCCGCCGTCGAGGGCGTGGACGGCGTCTTCGTCGGCCCGTCGGATCTCGCCGCGGACATGGGCCTTCTCGGCAATCCCGGCGCGCCGGAGGTGCTGGCCGCCATCACCCATGTCTTCGAGCGCACCGGGGCGCACGGCAAGGCGCGGGGTATCATGACGGTCTCGCTGCCGCAGGCCGACATCTACCGCGACCTCGGCGCGGATTTCATGGCGATCGGCACCGACGTCAACTGCCTCGTCTCGGCGGTCGAGAACCTGCGCCGCAGCTTCCTTGGCGAAGCGGTGATCGAAAAGCCCGGCGGCGGCTACTGA
- a CDS encoding GntR family transcriptional regulator, with translation MAKQNTVFKDAFNRCVKLLEQTASLPSEPELGTALGVSRTTVRAILTRLEEVGLIAWEKRRKIVLRQPLASDYFPTEETDSLSEIIERSFMRRILDGGAQPGMQINELELAREIGIGTTSVREFLIRFSRFGLIEKRPNSHWVLKGFTRDFALELTEVREMFELRSALAFAHLPQDHPAWPELDAIEAVHHAILADIENRYLDFSELDERFHLLVHRASKNRFIVDFYDVIAIVFHYHYQWNKTNARQRNARALQEHLAYIAALRSRDPAGIELACRQHLKSARETLLQSIN, from the coding sequence ATGGCCAAGCAGAACACCGTCTTCAAGGACGCCTTCAATCGCTGCGTGAAGCTCCTGGAGCAGACGGCGAGCCTTCCCTCCGAGCCGGAGCTCGGCACGGCGCTCGGCGTCAGCCGCACCACTGTGCGCGCCATCCTGACGCGGCTCGAGGAGGTCGGCCTGATCGCCTGGGAGAAGCGCCGCAAGATCGTGCTGCGCCAGCCGCTCGCCTCCGACTACTTTCCGACGGAGGAGACGGATTCGCTCTCGGAAATCATCGAGCGCAGCTTCATGCGCCGGATTCTCGACGGCGGGGCGCAGCCGGGCATGCAGATCAACGAGCTGGAGCTCGCCCGCGAGATCGGCATCGGCACGACGAGCGTGCGCGAATTCCTCATCCGCTTCAGCCGCTTCGGCCTGATCGAGAAGCGGCCGAACAGCCATTGGGTGCTGAAGGGCTTTACCCGCGACTTCGCACTGGAATTGACGGAAGTACGCGAGATGTTCGAACTGCGCTCGGCGCTTGCCTTCGCGCACCTGCCGCAGGATCACCCCGCCTGGCCGGAGCTGGACGCGATCGAGGCCGTGCACCATGCGATCCTCGCCGACATCGAGAACCGCTACCTGGATTTCTCCGAGCTCGACGAACGCTTCCACCTTCTGGTGCACCGCGCCTCGAAGAACCGCTTCATCGTCGATTTCTACGACGTGATCGCCATCGTCTTCCACTATCACTACCAGTGGAACAAGACGAATGCCCGCCAGCGCAACGCCCGGGCGCTCCAGGAGCACCTCGCCTATATCGCGGCGCTGCGCTCGCGCGATCCGGCCGGGATCGAGCTGGCCTGCCGGCAGCACCTGAAATCGGCGCGCGAAACGCTGCTGCAATCCATCAACTGA
- a CDS encoding aldo/keto reductase, with protein MQTRTIGRTDLAVTEYSFGTAPLGGLYRACPRDVAMATLDTAWQEGLRYYDTAPWYGFGRAERTVGDFLRDKPKASYVLSTKVGRVMRPVPDDRMPDYGFVDPLPFDVHYDYSYDGIMRCVELSHARLGLNRIDILYVHDIGVYTHGAERNAVYLRQLLDSGLKALSELKASGAIRAYGLGVNEVPVCLDVMRAADLDCILLAGRYTLLDRSAVAELLPLCERKGTSLVVGGVFNSGILATGPVEGAHFDYMPATPEIAGKVGAMMEIAQEKGVPLAAPALQFPLRHPSVASVLLGTAKPESLRRNMDLARMALPKNIYPAFEPYTLVAPALGSDAVRQ; from the coding sequence ATGCAGACGCGGACCATCGGCAGGACGGACCTCGCCGTGACCGAATACAGCTTCGGCACCGCGCCGCTTGGCGGGCTCTACCGGGCCTGCCCGCGCGACGTCGCGATGGCGACGCTGGACACGGCCTGGCAGGAGGGCCTGCGCTACTACGACACCGCCCCCTGGTACGGCTTCGGCCGCGCCGAGCGCACCGTCGGCGATTTCCTCCGCGACAAGCCGAAGGCAAGCTACGTGCTGTCGACGAAGGTCGGGCGCGTCATGCGGCCGGTGCCGGACGACCGGATGCCGGACTACGGTTTCGTCGACCCGCTGCCCTTCGACGTGCACTACGACTACAGCTATGACGGCATCATGCGCTGCGTCGAACTGAGCCATGCCCGGCTGGGCCTCAACCGGATCGACATCCTCTATGTGCACGACATCGGCGTCTATACCCACGGCGCCGAGCGCAACGCCGTCTACCTGCGCCAGCTTCTCGATTCCGGCCTGAAGGCGCTGTCCGAGCTGAAGGCGTCGGGCGCCATCAGGGCCTATGGGCTCGGCGTCAACGAGGTGCCGGTCTGCCTCGATGTGATGCGCGCGGCGGACCTCGACTGCATCCTGCTGGCAGGCCGCTATACGCTGCTGGACCGCTCCGCCGTGGCGGAGCTGCTGCCGCTCTGCGAGCGGAAGGGGACGTCGCTGGTGGTCGGCGGCGTCTTCAATTCCGGCATCCTCGCCACCGGTCCCGTCGAGGGCGCGCATTTTGACTACATGCCGGCAACGCCCGAGATCGCCGGTAAGGTCGGCGCAATGATGGAGATCGCGCAGGAAAAGGGCGTGCCGCTTGCAGCGCCCGCCCTGCAGTTCCCGCTGCGGCATCCGTCCGTCGCCTCCGTCCTGCTCGGCACGGCGAAGCCGGAAAGCCTGCGCCGCAACATGGATTTGGCGCGCATGGCCCTGCCGAAGAACATCTACCCGGCTTTCGAGCCCTATACGCTGGTGGCGCCCGCGCTCGGGAGCGACGCCGTCCGCCAGTAG
- a CDS encoding RbsD/FucU family protein: MLKGIHPLLGPDLLHAIRTMGHGDDIVIADANFPAGFLGPKVIRADGVDAAAMTEAVLAHMPLDTFVPQAAWRMEVVGDPAAVPEICATFQDVVHRLAGDFTVHAVERFAFYEMARKAACIVATTEFRLYGNIILKKGVVYPHEVYRV, encoded by the coding sequence ATGTTGAAAGGCATCCATCCGCTGCTCGGTCCCGATCTCCTGCACGCGATCAGGACGATGGGCCATGGCGACGACATCGTCATCGCGGATGCCAATTTTCCGGCAGGCTTCCTCGGCCCGAAGGTGATTAGAGCCGATGGCGTCGATGCGGCGGCGATGACGGAGGCGGTGCTGGCGCACATGCCGCTCGATACCTTCGTTCCGCAAGCGGCCTGGCGCATGGAGGTGGTGGGCGATCCCGCCGCGGTGCCGGAGATCTGCGCGACGTTCCAGGATGTGGTGCATCGCCTCGCCGGCGATTTCACGGTTCACGCCGTCGAGCGCTTCGCCTTTTACGAGATGGCCAGGAAGGCGGCCTGCATCGTCGCGACCACGGAGTTCCGCCTCTACGGCAATATCATTCTCAAGAAGGGTGTCGTTTACCCGCACGAGGTCTACCGGGTCTAG
- a CDS encoding ABC transporter substrate-binding protein gives MSIVRSLLTRRAFSALAGAAVLATMAPASAFAQDVTIPIIVKDTTSFYWQIVLAGARQAGKDLGVNVPELGAQSESDINGQISILENAVAGSPAAVVISPTEFKALGKPVDEAAKSVPIIGIDSAADSKAFTSFLTTDNVQGGRIAADGLAAAVKAATGKEEGAIAIITSLPGVGSLDQRREGFLDQVKTKYPGFKVVADKYADGQATTGLNMMTDLITANPDLVGVFASNLIMAQGVGQAIAENKLGDKIKVIGFDSDEKTVGFLKEGVLAGLVVQDPYRMGYDGVKTALAVSKGEKVETFVDTGANLVTKDNMADPKIDALLNPKVN, from the coding sequence ATGAGCATTGTAAGATCGCTTCTCACCCGCCGCGCCTTCAGTGCGCTCGCGGGTGCTGCCGTCCTCGCCACCATGGCCCCGGCCTCCGCCTTCGCGCAGGACGTCACCATTCCGATCATCGTCAAGGACACCACGTCCTTCTACTGGCAGATCGTGCTGGCCGGCGCCCGCCAGGCCGGCAAGGACCTCGGCGTCAACGTGCCCGAACTCGGCGCCCAGTCGGAATCCGACATCAACGGCCAGATCAGCATCCTTGAAAACGCCGTCGCCGGCAGCCCGGCTGCCGTTGTCATCTCGCCGACGGAATTCAAGGCGCTCGGCAAGCCGGTCGACGAGGCGGCCAAGTCCGTGCCGATCATCGGCATCGACTCGGCGGCCGATTCCAAGGCCTTCACCTCGTTCCTGACGACCGACAACGTCCAGGGCGGCCGCATCGCCGCCGATGGCCTTGCCGCCGCCGTCAAGGCCGCGACGGGCAAGGAGGAGGGCGCGATCGCCATCATCACCAGCCTGCCCGGCGTCGGTTCGCTCGACCAGCGCCGCGAGGGCTTCCTCGATCAGGTCAAGACGAAGTATCCGGGCTTCAAGGTCGTCGCCGACAAATATGCGGACGGCCAGGCCACGACGGGCCTCAACATGATGACCGACCTCATCACCGCCAATCCCGACCTCGTCGGCGTCTTCGCCTCCAACCTCATCATGGCGCAGGGCGTCGGCCAGGCGATCGCGGAGAACAAGCTCGGCGACAAGATCAAGGTCATCGGCTTCGACAGCGACGAGAAGACCGTCGGCTTCCTCAAGGAAGGGGTGCTCGCCGGCCTCGTCGTGCAGGACCCCTACCGCATGGGCTACGACGGCGTGAAGACGGCGCTCGCGGTCTCCAAGGGCGAGAAGGTCGAGACCTTCGTCGATACCGGCGCGAACCTCGTCACCAAGGACAACATGGCCGATCCGAAGATCGACGCCCTCCTGAACCCGAAGGTGAACTGA
- a CDS encoding sugar ABC transporter ATP-binding protein, translated as MSSLEELSHRHEDEAKLAESDAVPRGAPILELRGLQKKYGLVEALKPATITFLAGEIHAIVGENGAGKSTLIKLLTGVIRRTAGEVYWCGRPVQLATPTEAISRGINAVHQEVVLCPHLSVAANMFLGDEMNRYGLMRKGAMERAAQAVLDDLGFQLPAAALLGTLTIGQQQLVATARAAMRGIRFLIFDEPTAYLTRQESAQLFRLIRRLRDQGVTIVYISHRMEEVFELADRVSVLRDGAHVGTRLIGETNENELIALMINRSIEQIYHKETMPAGEVIVETRGLSGPGFEDVSLTVRSGQIVGLYGLIGAGRSEFALGLYGRQPVSAGEILWDGRKVAIPNERAAMALGIALAPESRRDQGLCLNLPIGLNINLPVFRRLSSGLVIRKRDEADNADRQIRDLRIKTPSRRVLVSAMSGGNQQKIVIGKWLSHGARLFIFDEPTVGVDVGTKAEIYRLFAELLKQGAGIILISSYLPEVYELSDRLHVFRGGRLVASHDHGAASHEDVLTQAIGI; from the coding sequence ATGAGCAGCCTCGAAGAGCTCAGCCATCGGCATGAAGACGAGGCGAAACTCGCCGAATCCGACGCGGTGCCGCGCGGCGCGCCCATTCTCGAACTGCGCGGCTTGCAGAAGAAATACGGTCTCGTCGAGGCCCTGAAGCCCGCGACGATCACCTTCCTCGCCGGGGAGATCCACGCCATCGTCGGCGAGAACGGCGCGGGAAAATCCACCCTCATCAAGCTCCTGACCGGCGTCATCCGCCGCACGGCCGGCGAGGTCTACTGGTGCGGCAGGCCCGTGCAGCTCGCCACGCCGACCGAGGCGATCTCCCGGGGCATCAACGCCGTGCACCAGGAGGTCGTGCTGTGCCCGCACCTGTCCGTGGCGGCCAACATGTTCCTCGGCGACGAGATGAACCGCTACGGCCTGATGCGCAAGGGCGCCATGGAGCGCGCCGCCCAGGCGGTGCTCGACGATCTCGGCTTCCAGCTCCCCGCCGCCGCCCTTCTCGGCACGCTCACCATCGGCCAGCAGCAGCTCGTCGCCACGGCCAGAGCCGCCATGCGCGGCATCCGCTTCCTCATCTTCGACGAGCCAACCGCTTATTTGACGCGCCAGGAATCCGCCCAGCTCTTCCGGCTCATCCGCCGGCTGCGAGACCAGGGCGTCACCATCGTCTATATCAGCCACCGCATGGAAGAGGTGTTCGAACTCGCCGACCGGGTCTCGGTGCTGCGCGACGGCGCCCATGTCGGCACGCGGCTGATCGGCGAGACCAATGAGAACGAGCTGATCGCGCTGATGATCAACCGCTCGATCGAGCAGATCTACCACAAGGAGACGATGCCGGCCGGCGAGGTCATCGTCGAGACCCGCGGCCTCTCGGGCCCCGGCTTCGAGGATGTCTCGCTCACGGTGCGGTCCGGGCAGATCGTCGGGCTCTACGGCCTCATCGGCGCGGGCCGCAGCGAATTCGCGCTCGGCCTCTATGGCCGCCAGCCGGTTTCCGCCGGCGAGATCCTCTGGGATGGCAGGAAGGTCGCCATTCCCAACGAGCGCGCGGCGATGGCGCTCGGCATCGCGCTTGCGCCGGAAAGCCGCCGCGACCAGGGCCTCTGCCTCAACCTGCCCATCGGGCTCAACATCAACCTGCCGGTCTTCCGGCGCCTCAGCTCCGGCCTCGTGATCCGCAAGCGCGACGAGGCCGACAATGCCGACCGGCAGATCCGCGACCTGCGCATCAAGACACCGTCGCGCCGCGTGCTCGTCTCCGCCATGTCCGGCGGCAACCAGCAGAAGATCGTCATCGGCAAGTGGCTGAGCCATGGGGCGCGGCTTTTCATCTTCGACGAGCCGACCGTCGGCGTCGACGTCGGCACCAAGGCGGAGATCTACCGCCTGTTCGCCGAGCTTCTGAAGCAGGGCGCCGGCATCATCCTCATCTCGTCCTACCTGCCGGAAGTCTACGAGCTTTCCGACCGGCTGCATGTCTTCCGCGGCGGCCGTCTGGTCGCCAGCCACGACCACGGGGCGGCCTCGCACGAGGACGTCCTGACCCAGGCCATCGGCATCTGA
- a CDS encoding ABC transporter permease translates to MSVETTTESAPAPKRGTNILLGLTLLGLLLALWLALGLATHAFWTPNNISNLLRQGAMTAILAVGQTFVIITAGIDLSVGAIVGFTSVIVAWLLQAGVPLWAAIVLTLLIGVAIGAFHGFGIVRMGLPPFIITLATLTSLRGIGLLITNGSTISISHEGFTNFSRADFLGVPSLFWMVVLVAIPAFVFLHLSRFGRYLFAVGSNKEAARLSGVNVDRTIYLAYILSATCAAFVGLLLASRIGIGNATQAEGWELQAIASSVIGGTSLFGAVGSIHGPLLGAFILATINNGANLLNVNSFWQRIITGLLIIVIVYFDQLRRRGSR, encoded by the coding sequence ATGAGCGTGGAGACGACGACGGAAAGCGCCCCGGCGCCGAAGCGGGGCACCAACATCCTGCTCGGCCTGACGCTGCTCGGCCTGCTGCTGGCGCTGTGGCTGGCCCTCGGGCTTGCGACGCACGCCTTCTGGACGCCGAACAACATCTCGAACCTGCTGCGGCAGGGGGCGATGACGGCGATCCTGGCGGTCGGCCAGACCTTCGTGATCATCACGGCCGGCATCGACCTTTCCGTCGGGGCTATCGTCGGCTTTACCAGCGTCATCGTCGCCTGGCTGCTGCAGGCCGGCGTGCCGCTCTGGGCGGCGATCGTCCTGACGCTGCTGATCGGCGTCGCCATCGGCGCGTTCCACGGCTTCGGCATCGTGCGCATGGGCCTGCCGCCCTTCATCATCACGCTGGCGACGCTCACCTCGCTGCGCGGCATCGGCCTCCTCATCACCAACGGCTCGACGATCTCGATCAGCCACGAGGGCTTCACCAATTTCTCCCGCGCCGATTTCCTCGGCGTGCCGAGCCTGTTCTGGATGGTCGTGCTGGTGGCGATCCCCGCCTTCGTCTTCCTCCATCTCTCCCGCTTCGGCCGTTATCTCTTCGCCGTCGGCTCGAACAAGGAGGCCGCGCGCCTGTCGGGCGTGAATGTCGACCGCACCATCTATCTCGCCTATATCCTCTCGGCCACCTGCGCCGCCTTCGTCGGCCTGCTGCTCGCCTCGCGCATCGGCATCGGCAACGCCACCCAGGCGGAAGGCTGGGAGCTTCAGGCGATCGCCTCCTCGGTCATCGGCGGCACCAGCCTCTTCGGCGCGGTCGGCTCCATCCACGGCCCGCTGCTCGGCGCCTTCATCCTGGCGACCATCAACAACGGGGCGAACCTCCTCAACGTGAACTCCTTCTGGCAGCGCATCATCACGGGCCTGCTGATCATCGTCATCGTCTATTTCGACCAGTTGCGCCGCCGCGGAAGCCGCTGA
- a CDS encoding zinc-binding alcohol dehydrogenase family protein has protein sequence MKAVVCMEPGRLEAVDRDPPAGPAAGWVRLAVSHVGICGTDYHIFEGKHPFLDYPRVMGHEVSATVVDPGTSALAAGTPVVVNPYISCGTCIACRKGKPNCCTAIRVLGVHTDGAFCEEILLPAENLYPSGGLSLEAAATVEFLAIGAHAVRRAAAPAGSGALVIGAGPIGLGTALFSRIAGHDVTLMDMSGERLAMAAGRFGLEKGILAGPAAAEAVRRATGGDGFDVVFDATGHVASMETAFAHVAHGGTLVLVSVVKEDIRFSDPEFHKREMTLIGSRNATRADFEHVMASIRDGRVPVEALVTHRTVLDRVPVDLARWATEKSGLIKAVVRVADSGGGG, from the coding sequence ATGAAAGCCGTCGTCTGCATGGAACCCGGCCGCCTCGAGGCGGTCGACCGTGACCCTCCGGCCGGCCCCGCCGCGGGCTGGGTGCGCCTCGCCGTCAGCCATGTCGGCATCTGCGGCACGGACTACCATATCTTCGAGGGCAAGCACCCGTTCCTCGACTATCCCCGCGTCATGGGCCACGAGGTCTCGGCCACCGTCGTCGATCCCGGCACGAGCGCCCTTGCCGCCGGCACGCCGGTCGTGGTGAATCCCTACATTTCCTGCGGCACCTGCATCGCCTGCCGGAAGGGCAAGCCGAACTGCTGCACCGCGATCCGCGTGCTCGGCGTCCACACCGACGGCGCCTTCTGCGAGGAAATCCTGCTGCCGGCGGAAAACCTCTATCCTTCCGGCGGCCTCTCGCTGGAGGCCGCCGCGACCGTCGAGTTCCTGGCGATCGGCGCCCATGCGGTCCGCCGCGCGGCAGCGCCCGCGGGCTCCGGCGCCCTCGTCATCGGCGCCGGCCCCATCGGCCTCGGCACCGCGCTGTTTTCCCGCATCGCCGGCCATGACGTGACGCTGATGGACATGTCAGGCGAACGGCTCGCCATGGCCGCCGGGCGTTTCGGCCTTGAAAAGGGCATCCTCGCCGGGCCGGCCGCCGCGGAGGCGGTGCGCCGGGCAACCGGCGGCGACGGTTTCGACGTGGTCTTCGATGCAACGGGTCATGTGGCCTCGATGGAAACCGCCTTCGCCCATGTCGCCCATGGCGGCACGCTGGTCCTGGTCAGCGTGGTGAAGGAGGACATCCGCTTCTCCGATCCCGAATTCCACAAGCGGGAGATGACGCTGATCGGCAGCCGCAACGCGACGCGCGCCGATTTCGAGCATGTCATGGCCTCCATCCGCGATGGCCGGGTGCCGGTGGAGGCGCTCGTCACCCACCGCACGGTGCTCGATCGCGTCCCCGTCGACCTCGCCCGCTGGGCGACGGAGAAATCGGGTCTCATCAAGGCTGTCGTGCGTGTCGCCGATAGCGGCGGGGGAGGCTGA
- the phaZ gene encoding polyhydroxyalkanoate depolymerase, whose translation MYYQLYELNHAMMAPWRAAADQMRLAFRNPLNPLAHTYFGRTMAAGFEVLERTTRRYGKPEFGLDTTLIDGKSVSVHEKVVWQRPFCNLIHFERCLPAGHRKDPKILIVAPMSGHYATLLRGTVEAMLPHAEVHITDWIDARMVPLSEGTFDLDDYIDYVIQMLHALGPDTHVIAVCQPAVPVLAAVAVMEADDDPLSPSTMTLMGGPIDTRINPTAVNKLAEEKPIEWFRDNVVMPVPWPQPGFMRMVYPGFLQLSGFMSMNLDRHVIAHKEFFAHLVKNDGDAAEKHRDFYDEYLAVMDLTAEFYLQTVETVFMKHALPKGEMMHRARAVDTTAIRKVALLTVEGENDDISGVGQTKAAQTICTNIPADMRMHYMQPDVGHYGVFNGSRFRKEIAPRILSFIAAHGKATKAKPVPRVIKGGKSGDAA comes from the coding sequence ATGTATTATCAGCTCTACGAACTCAATCATGCGATGATGGCGCCCTGGCGCGCCGCCGCGGACCAGATGCGCCTCGCCTTCCGCAATCCGCTCAATCCGCTCGCCCACACCTATTTCGGCCGCACCATGGCGGCCGGCTTCGAGGTGCTCGAACGCACAACCCGGCGCTACGGCAAGCCGGAATTCGGCCTCGATACCACGCTCATCGACGGCAAGTCCGTTTCAGTCCATGAAAAGGTCGTCTGGCAGCGCCCCTTCTGCAACCTCATCCATTTCGAGCGCTGTCTGCCGGCCGGCCACCGCAAGGACCCGAAGATCCTGATCGTCGCGCCGATGTCGGGCCACTATGCGACGCTGCTGCGTGGCACGGTCGAGGCGATGCTTCCCCACGCCGAAGTGCACATCACCGACTGGATCGACGCGCGCATGGTGCCGCTCTCCGAAGGCACCTTCGATCTCGACGACTATATCGACTACGTCATCCAGATGCTGCATGCGCTCGGGCCGGATACCCATGTCATCGCCGTCTGCCAGCCGGCCGTGCCGGTCCTGGCCGCCGTCGCGGTCATGGAGGCGGACGACGACCCGCTCTCGCCCTCCACCATGACGCTGATGGGCGGGCCGATCGACACGCGCATCAACCCGACCGCCGTGAACAAGCTCGCGGAGGAAAAGCCGATCGAGTGGTTCCGCGACAATGTCGTCATGCCCGTGCCGTGGCCGCAGCCGGGCTTCATGCGCATGGTCTATCCGGGCTTCCTGCAGCTTTCCGGCTTCATGTCGATGAACCTCGACCGCCACGTCATCGCGCACAAGGAGTTCTTCGCCCATCTCGTGAAGAATGACGGCGATGCCGCCGAAAAGCACCGCGACTTCTACGACGAATACCTTGCCGTCATGGACCTGACGGCCGAATTCTACCTGCAGACGGTGGAGACGGTCTTCATGAAGCACGCCCTGCCGAAGGGCGAGATGATGCACCGCGCGCGCGCCGTCGACACGACGGCGATCCGCAAGGTGGCGCTGCTGACCGTCGAGGGCGAGAACGACGACATTTCCGGCGTCGGCCAGACCAAGGCGGCGCAGACCATCTGCACCAACATCCCCGCCGACATGCGCATGCACTACATGCAGCCGGATGTCGGCCACTATGGCGTCTTCAACGGCTCGCGCTTCCGCAAGGAGATCGCGCCGCGCATCCTCTCCTTCATCGCCGCGCACGGCAAGGCGACGAAGGCAAAGCCGGTGCCGCGCGTCATCAAGGGCGGGAAATCCGGCGACGCCGCCTGA